In a single window of the Cervus elaphus chromosome 1, mCerEla1.1, whole genome shotgun sequence genome:
- the LOC122701893 gene encoding olfactory receptor 2D3-like, which produces MGEENHTSVAEFIFLGLSQDSQTQILLYILFLIIYLLTVLGNLLIIILIFTDSQLHTPMYFFLRNLSFADLCFSTSIVPQVLVHFLVKKKTISFAGCMTQVIVFLLVGGTECALLAVMAYDRYVAVCKPLHYPTIMTQQVCLQLTTGSWASGSVVSLVDTTFTFQLPYQGQNVISHYFCEPRALLKLASADTYRTEMAIFAMGVVILLAPVCLILVSYWNIISTVIQMQAREGRLKAFSTCGSHLIVVVLFYGSGIFTYMRPNSKTIKEQDKMISVFYTVVTPMLNPIIYSLRNKDVKGALRKLAGRKSFSQRW; this is translated from the coding sequence ATGGGAGAAGAAAATCACACTTCTGTGGCAGAATTTATCTTCCTTGGCCTTTCACAGGACTCACAGACCCAGATCCTGctgtatattctttttctcatCATTTATCTGTTAACTGTGCTTGGAAACCTGCTTATCATCATTCTCATCTTCACGGATTCTCAACTTCACACACCCATGTACTTTTTTCTTAGAAACCTCTCTTTTGCAGATCTCTGCTTCTCTACCAGCATTGTCCCTCAAGTGTTGGTCCACTTCCTGGTGAAGAAGAAAACTATTTCTTTCGCGGGCTGTATGACACAGGTCATTGTCTTCCTTCTGGTCGGGGGCACAGAGTGTGCTCTGCTggcagtgatggcctatgaccggtaTGTGGCGGTCTGCAAGCCCCTGCACTACCCCACCATCATGACCcagcaagtgtgtctccagttgacCACAGGGTCCTGGGCCAGTGGTTCAGTAGTGTCTCTGGTAGATACCACCTTTACTTTCCAACTTCCTTATCAAGGACAGAACGTTATCAGTCACTACTTTTGTGAACCCCGTGCCCTCCTGAAACTGGCTTCAGCAGAtacttacagaacagaaatggcCATCTTTGCAATGGGTGTGGTCATCCTCCTAGCTCCCGTCTGCCTGATCCTGGTCTCCTACTGGAATATCATCTCCACTGTGATCCAGATGCAGGCTAGGGAGGGGCGGCTCAAGGCTTTTTCTACCTGTGGCTCCCACCTCATTGTTGTTGTCCTCTTTTATGGATCAGGAATATTCACCTACATGCGGCCAAATTCCAAGACCATAAAAGAGCAGGATAAAATGATATCTGTGTTCTATACAGTGGTGACTCCAATGCTGAATCCCATAATTTATAGCCTGAGAAACAAGGATGTCAAAGGAGCTCTCAGGAAACTGGCTGGAAGAAAGTCCTTTTCTCAGAGATGGTGA